Proteins encoded together in one Halalkaliarchaeum sp. AArc-CO window:
- the hsp14 gene encoding archaeal heat shock protein Hsp14: MTDRDPFSEIDELFERLNRELDQFGGQFDPSLPGRGVKVDIAEHDDELVVTADLPGFEKDDIEVTIQEGTLTIEADREVESTQEAEADDGPRFHRRERSRTAVSRRIRLPVEVDKADARATYANGVLTITLPKLKSDDGGHTIDVS; encoded by the coding sequence ATGACAGACAGAGATCCGTTCAGCGAGATCGACGAACTGTTCGAACGGCTGAACAGGGAACTCGACCAGTTCGGCGGACAGTTCGATCCGAGCCTTCCCGGCCGGGGCGTCAAGGTCGACATCGCCGAACACGACGACGAACTGGTCGTCACTGCCGATCTCCCCGGCTTCGAGAAGGACGACATCGAGGTGACGATACAGGAGGGGACGCTCACGATCGAAGCCGACCGGGAGGTCGAGTCAACACAGGAAGCGGAAGCGGACGACGGGCCGCGATTCCACCGGCGCGAACGCAGCCGGACGGCCGTCTCCCGGCGAATCCGTCTCCCGGTCGAGGTCGACAAGGCAGACGCCCGGGCGACGTATGCGAACGGCGTGTTGACGATCACCCTCCCGAAGCTGAAAAGCGACGACGGGGGACACACGATCGACGTGAGCTGA
- the npdG gene encoding NADPH-dependent F420 reductase, translating into MRIAILGGTGDIGEGLALRWGYHANHELVIGSREATRAQTKADAYETELDSRGIDVTIEGRDNADAAAGADAVVLAVPPYHVTDTVEAVASTLSDADVVISPATGMKRDESGFHAHPPSAGSVTELAAGAVPDEVSVVGAFHNLSAGRLADLDAELGIDTLLVGDDEGAKEIATLLAEDIDGLRALDAGGLANAAEVEALTPLLINVAQHNDGLHDLGVRFR; encoded by the coding sequence ATGCGAATTGCAATACTCGGCGGCACGGGCGATATCGGCGAAGGGCTGGCGCTCCGGTGGGGCTACCACGCGAACCACGAGCTGGTGATCGGTTCGCGGGAGGCGACCCGGGCGCAGACGAAGGCCGACGCCTACGAGACGGAGCTGGACAGCCGCGGGATCGACGTCACCATCGAGGGACGGGATAACGCCGACGCGGCGGCCGGCGCCGACGCCGTCGTGCTCGCGGTGCCGCCGTATCACGTCACCGACACCGTCGAGGCGGTGGCGTCGACGCTTTCCGACGCCGACGTGGTGATCTCTCCGGCGACGGGGATGAAACGCGACGAGTCGGGCTTTCACGCCCATCCACCCAGTGCTGGCAGCGTCACCGAACTGGCCGCTGGGGCCGTTCCCGACGAGGTGTCGGTCGTCGGGGCGTTTCACAACCTCTCGGCCGGCCGGCTCGCAGACCTCGACGCGGAGCTGGGGATCGACACGCTGCTGGTCGGCGACGACGAGGGCGCAAAGGAGATCGCGACGCTGCTCGCGGAGGACATCGACGGGTTGCGGGCGCTGGACGCCGGCGGGCTCGCGAACGCGGCGGAGGTGGAGGCGCTCACGCCGCTTTTGATAAACGTCGCACAGCACAACGACGGGCTACACGATCTGGGCGTCCGCTTCAGGTGA
- a CDS encoding uracil-DNA glycosylase, which yields MADFDGLCVSDCSQCPALLESRSRIVNGVGPADAALLFVGEGPGKKEDERGEPFVGRSGDVLDEALSAAAVPRRDVRITNCVRCRPPDNRDPTAEELGNCREFLEGEIETVDPELIVTLGKVPSEHLLDRPVAITSEAGDVVDARIGDRSRRVLLSVHPAATLYDRGQRDGFFAAIERAASIAGVGSSDGEGQSQLDRYG from the coding sequence ATGGCCGACTTCGACGGACTGTGTGTGAGTGATTGTAGCCAGTGTCCCGCGCTTTTGGAGTCGCGCAGCCGGATCGTCAACGGGGTGGGTCCCGCCGACGCCGCGCTCCTGTTCGTCGGGGAGGGACCCGGAAAGAAGGAAGACGAGCGAGGAGAGCCGTTCGTGGGGCGGTCGGGCGACGTGCTCGATGAGGCACTGTCGGCGGCGGCGGTACCACGTCGCGACGTCCGGATCACCAACTGCGTCCGGTGTCGCCCCCCCGACAACCGGGATCCGACCGCCGAGGAACTGGGTAACTGTCGCGAGTTCCTGGAGGGCGAGATCGAGACCGTGGATCCGGAGCTGATCGTCACGCTCGGAAAGGTGCCCAGCGAACACCTCCTGGATCGACCGGTGGCGATCACGTCCGAGGCCGGCGACGTGGTCGACGCCCGAATCGGCGATCGGTCGCGCCGGGTATTGCTGTCGGTGCATCCGGCGGCGACGCTGTACGACCGTGGCCAGCGGGACGGATTCTTCGCGGCGATCGAACGGGCGGCCTCGATCGCCGGCGTGGGATCGTCCGACGGCGAGGGACAGTCCCAGCTCGACCGGTACGGATAG
- a CDS encoding class I SAM-dependent methyltransferase, with protein MSVREEFDAWAAAGKDRGMEQRHWHTAKHVLARMPVEAGETVLDLGCGSGYSLRALRETAGVGRAYGLDGSPEMTRNARSYTDDSSVGYLVGDFGDLPFPDGSVDHVFSMEAFYYAADPDETLREVERVLRSGGTFYCAVNYYEENEASHEWQENITVDMTRWSREEYRQAFREAGLYVVEQDTIPDREIEIPPAEEFPTDDWETREEMVDRYRTWGTLLTVGVAP; from the coding sequence ATGAGCGTTCGCGAGGAGTTCGACGCCTGGGCGGCGGCCGGCAAGGACCGCGGGATGGAACAGCGACACTGGCACACGGCCAAACACGTTCTCGCTCGGATGCCCGTCGAGGCGGGGGAAACGGTACTGGATCTCGGATGCGGCAGCGGCTACTCGCTGCGAGCGCTGCGTGAGACCGCCGGCGTCGGCCGGGCGTACGGACTGGATGGCTCGCCCGAAATGACTCGAAACGCCCGGTCGTACACCGACGACTCGTCGGTGGGGTATCTCGTCGGCGACTTCGGTGATCTCCCGTTTCCCGACGGGAGCGTCGATCACGTCTTCTCGATGGAGGCATTTTATTATGCGGCGGATCCGGACGAAACCCTTCGGGAGGTCGAACGGGTGCTCCGGTCGGGTGGGACGTTCTACTGTGCGGTCAACTACTACGAGGAAAACGAGGCCTCCCACGAGTGGCAGGAGAACATCACCGTCGACATGACCCGGTGGAGCCGGGAGGAGTACCGGCAGGCGTTCCGGGAGGCGGGGCTGTACGTCGTCGAGCAGGACACGATCCCTGACCGGGAAATCGAGATCCCGCCGGCCGAGGAGTTCCCGACTGACGACTGGGAAACCCGCGAGGAGATGGTCGACCGCTACCGGACCTGGGGGACGCTTCTGACGGTGGGCGTCGCACCGTGA
- a CDS encoding ATP-dependent DNA helicase: MEPTALAGLPDGVTEALAAEGIEELYPPQAEAVEKGLLDGESLVASVPTASGKTLIAELAMLSAIERGGTALYIVPLRALANEKKTEFERWEEFGVSVGVSTGNYESDGEWLASRDIVVATSEKVDSLVRNDARWLSDLSCVVADEIHLVDDSHRGPTLEVTLAKLRRINPGLQTVALSATVGNADVVADWLDGELVRSDWRPIDLRMGVHYGNAINFDDGSQREVPVGEGQRQTEALVADTLDEEIDGQGGSLLVFVNSRRNAESAARRLAGVTDPRLTADERNRLEELAAEIRDGSDTDTAESLADCVARGAAFHHAGLTGDHRQAVESAFRERLIKVICATPTLAAGVNTPARRVIVRDWRRYDGEFGGMQPLDALEIHQMCGRAGRPGLDPYGEAVLLASDAETMDELFERYVWADPEPVRSKLAAEPALRTHVLSTIASGFAASRSELLSFLDRTLYATQTADPGRLEDVTDTVIDYLEANGFLERDATDGGGDTLTATSLGHTVSRLYLDPMSAAEIVDGLRDRESETEDPPTALGLYHLVSRTPDMYELYLKSGDREQYTELAYEREGEFLGAMPSEFEDVRFEDWLAALKTAKLLEDWASEVDEDRITERYGVGPGDIRGKVETAEWLLRAAERLAGEVGVDAVPVREARKRVEYGVREELLDLAGVRGVGRKRARRLFEAGIETRTELREADKSVVLAALRGRPRTAERILENVGREDPSMDGVREDTEATAAVAGEGDDSDGGRSRERGGTADESQSNLGDFG; the protein is encoded by the coding sequence ATGGAACCGACCGCCCTCGCGGGGCTGCCCGACGGCGTGACCGAGGCGCTCGCAGCGGAGGGAATCGAGGAGCTGTATCCGCCACAGGCGGAGGCCGTCGAGAAGGGGTTGCTCGACGGCGAGAGCCTCGTCGCCTCGGTGCCGACCGCATCGGGCAAGACGCTGATCGCGGAGCTCGCGATGCTGTCGGCGATCGAGCGCGGAGGGACCGCCCTCTACATCGTCCCGCTGCGGGCCCTCGCAAACGAGAAGAAAACGGAGTTCGAACGCTGGGAGGAGTTCGGCGTCTCGGTCGGCGTCTCGACGGGGAACTACGAGTCCGACGGCGAGTGGCTCGCCTCCCGGGACATTGTCGTCGCCACCAGCGAGAAGGTCGACTCGCTGGTCCGCAACGACGCCCGCTGGCTCTCGGATCTCTCCTGTGTGGTCGCCGACGAGATTCACCTGGTCGACGACAGTCACCGCGGGCCGACGCTGGAGGTGACGCTGGCGAAGCTGCGCCGGATCAACCCCGGGCTCCAGACCGTTGCGCTGTCGGCCACCGTGGGCAACGCCGACGTCGTCGCCGACTGGCTCGACGGGGAACTCGTCCGGTCCGACTGGCGACCGATCGACCTCCGGATGGGCGTCCACTACGGCAACGCGATCAACTTCGACGACGGCAGCCAGCGCGAGGTGCCCGTCGGCGAGGGACAGCGACAGACCGAAGCGCTCGTGGCCGACACGCTCGATGAGGAAATCGACGGCCAGGGCGGCTCCCTGCTCGTGTTCGTCAACTCCCGGCGCAACGCCGAGTCGGCCGCCCGCCGGCTCGCGGGCGTCACGGACCCCCGGCTGACCGCCGACGAACGGAACCGCCTCGAGGAACTCGCCGCCGAGATCCGCGACGGCTCTGACACCGACACCGCCGAATCGCTGGCCGACTGCGTCGCCCGCGGCGCGGCGTTTCACCACGCTGGGCTCACCGGCGACCACCGCCAGGCCGTCGAGTCGGCGTTCCGCGAGCGCCTGATAAAGGTGATCTGTGCGACGCCAACCCTCGCGGCGGGCGTCAACACGCCCGCGCGTCGGGTGATCGTCCGGGACTGGCGGCGCTACGACGGCGAGTTCGGCGGGATGCAACCGCTCGACGCCCTGGAGATCCACCAGATGTGCGGCCGGGCCGGACGGCCGGGACTGGATCCGTACGGCGAGGCGGTGCTGCTCGCCTCGGACGCCGAGACGATGGACGAACTGTTCGAACGGTACGTCTGGGCCGACCCCGAGCCCGTCCGGTCGAAGCTCGCAGCCGAACCCGCCCTCCGCACCCACGTCCTCTCGACGATCGCCTCCGGCTTCGCGGCCTCCCGGAGCGAACTACTGTCGTTCCTCGATCGAACACTGTACGCCACCCAGACAGCCGATCCCGGACGGCTCGAGGACGTCACCGACACCGTGATCGACTACCTCGAGGCGAACGGGTTCCTCGAACGGGACGCCACCGACGGGGGCGGCGACACGCTCACAGCGACGAGTCTGGGCCACACCGTCTCCCGGCTCTATCTGGATCCGATGTCGGCAGCCGAGATCGTCGACGGACTGCGAGACCGGGAGAGTGAAACCGAGGACCCACCCACCGCGCTCGGTCTGTACCACCTTGTGAGCCGGACCCCGGACATGTACGAACTGTATCTGAAATCCGGCGATCGGGAGCAGTACACCGAACTCGCCTACGAGCGGGAGGGAGAGTTCCTCGGGGCGATGCCCTCGGAGTTCGAGGACGTTCGGTTCGAAGACTGGCTCGCCGCGCTGAAGACCGCGAAACTGCTCGAAGACTGGGCGAGCGAGGTCGACGAGGACCGGATCACGGAGCGATACGGCGTCGGCCCGGGCGACATCCGCGGGAAAGTCGAGACCGCCGAGTGGCTGTTGCGGGCGGCAGAACGGCTGGCCGGCGAGGTGGGTGTCGACGCCGTCCCGGTCCGGGAGGCCCGGAAGCGCGTCGAGTACGGCGTCCGGGAGGAACTGCTGGATCTGGCGGGCGTTCGGGGCGTCGGGCGCAAGCGCGCTCGCCGGCTGTTCGAGGCCGGAATCGAGACCCGGACGGAGCTCCGGGAGGCGGACAAAAGCGTCGTGCTGGCGGCGCTGCGGGGGCGTCCACGGACGGCCGAACGGATCCTCGAAAACGTCGGCCGGGAGGACCCATCGATGGACGGCGT
- a CDS encoding Hsp20/alpha crystallin family protein, producing the protein MRYTPFEDIDRLFERMSERPAARGWSPWGETWSRMDDNRMDVDVAEYDDEIVVMADLPGFEREEIEVTIDEGSLRIHAERERESEHRSGDERGADGELMTRERGSRQTYLHHERRHESVSRRIDLPRSVREAEASAHYRNGVLTVTLPLDLDSEGDGHRIDVE; encoded by the coding sequence ATGAGATACACGCCCTTTGAGGACATCGACCGACTGTTCGAACGGATGAGCGAGCGCCCCGCCGCCCGTGGGTGGAGCCCGTGGGGAGAGACGTGGAGCCGGATGGACGACAACCGAATGGACGTCGACGTCGCCGAATACGACGACGAAATCGTCGTGATGGCCGACCTCCCGGGCTTCGAGCGCGAGGAGATCGAGGTGACGATCGACGAGGGGTCCCTGCGGATCCACGCCGAGCGGGAACGCGAGTCCGAGCACCGCTCGGGCGACGAACGCGGCGCAGACGGGGAACTGATGACCCGCGAGCGCGGCAGCCGCCAGACGTATCTCCACCACGAACGCCGGCACGAATCCGTCTCCCGCCGCATCGACCTCCCCCGATCGGTCCGCGAAGCCGAGGCGAGCGCCCACTACCGCAACGGCGTGTTGACGGTGACCCTGCCGCTTGACCTCGATAGCGAGGGCGACGGTCACCGGATCGACGTCGAATAA